The DNA sequence tacaactttcatgaaggaaattttctcaaattgttaatcCATATAAAGTCAACTTTTAGCcacccccctaaacgttaaaactATAATCGCGAATGGTAAACATACAGAAATTCGTGTAACTTAGTAAAAAGGGTAAatcagatgtggggtgtaacataGCGCATctaatgaagtatgatgtctaggacagtacttgagattagtggtacttaagagagcctcactccaccaacatctctctctactttcctggtcatatttgattggagttaccaaacggattgagtgactacaatttgtctaagtttgatttattttattttggattagactttggaaactttgatgtactcattggctatttttattaataaaatatcgtattattattcaatgtcatggacatattttaaatccgaactttattatttttcagtatgtttcctggaaaGTTGGAAtaccttgttgatagtggcaccacataaactatattgcgacataggcaactatttctttggatgacgcctagtcgatcttcagtgactacgatggctagaccatcacaattgattcatagTCGAGGACCAtgccagctcaatttatgttgccaaatggcacaagtataaatgtcactgaagctctatatgctcctagggctggaagaaccctattgagttttaaagatataagagccattGGCTTTCATGTggtgtggaaacacattgtgagaatggacaagagttcctttaaatcacctctaatgactacggacataaacgagtattagagaaacttatgtgtcactttagtgggttgtatgcaaccactattcgagtcattgaatccaaccatgtcatgagagatggcatatgggattctgacacatatagactttggcacgaccgtctggggcacccaggtcgtgatatgataaTCCGTATACTGAAGACTTCATAtagacatccatttttcaaaacgaaaagatgTCAGAACTGAAATTTAGTCCAAGATAGGGCCGGAGCCACCTACCCCCTGccgcccaaaagtggtattgacgacactaatgcctccttggttcctttttctacttctaaagtcaattgtgacttcatggcacAACCAAATTCTtccttggttgcttctaaagcccatcactcattttgcaaagcctgctctttagcaaaattaggattgagacAATCCTATGCAAAGAAACTAAACAAAGTAtctcattcttacaaagaatccaacatggtgttggttgatgcatcgacacgctggtcatatgtcatgcttttgtccacaagaaatgctgcatttgctaaactcctagcacaaatcattaagttaagggctcaccaccctgatcatcccattaagtcaattcatcttgacaatgctggagagtttacaacaaaaacttttgatgactattgcatgtccattgggattgaggttgaacaccctgttccacacgttcacacccaaaatggtctcgcagaagctgccattaaaagactccaaatggttgctagagcattggttatgtgcaccaatctccttgtttctgcttggggctatgcaatattgcatgtagctgtgcttattcgtctgaggacTACTGCCACTGAaaccttttctgcgtcccagatggttactggatatgagcctgacgtctcacacttacgcatatttggttgcgcagtttatgtgccaattgcgctgccatagcgcactaaaatgggtcctcaaagacgattaggcatttatgttggatatgactctccaaccattatccgctacttagaacccttgataggctatcaatttactgctagatttgcatattgtcactttgatgagacagtcttctcgtcgttagggggagataagaacaataatgttcaacaggaacgataggaattgtcgtggtctgtccccactctgtctcatcttgatccccaaatcgtacagtccgaaattgaggtgcggagaattctcggtcttcagaacgtagcagactctatgcctaatgcattttctgatatcgctaaagtgacaagatcacatatacctgctgcaaatgtgcttgcaaggattgatgtccctaaaaatcatggacatggcgccacccctaggggtattgggcatggagCCGCCACCACaaatggtgatggcaatgtggctcaggccaggctcccagcaaggaaacgtgggaggcccaaaggttcaatggattctcacccaagaaagaaagcgaatttggcacaaaaagatccattaatcatcgacataaataacccgtctcatgaagatattccggattatggttatgtccaagagacatcattgggggacgctccaatgttagaaccagttccagagaatagagagatttccatgaattacactagtgtacatgagacgttcaatcaagattctattatccttgatgatgtatttgcatattcTCTcactcaaggaattatagaacacgatgatatagaacctcgctccattgaagaatgtcaacgaagagcagattggcctaaatggaaaaatgtgatccaggttgaattggattcactaacaaagagacaggtatttgggcctataacgctaacacccccaaatataaagcctgttggtctttgttagaaagcgtaatgagaaaaataaggttgttagatacaaagctcgccttgtggcgcaaggtttctcacaatgccctggaatagactacaaaaagacatattctcccgtaatggatgttataacgttccgctaccttgtcagtttggtagtttcagaaAAACTTggcatgcagcttatggatgtggttacagcatatctctttggggatctagattcagagatatatatgaaggttccagatggacttcaattacccaagtcaagtggctctaaaccacggagcgtgttttcaataagattgaagtgctcactatatggattgaaacaatccggatggatgtgatataaccgtctaagtgactacttgattgggaagggatatgtgaacaatgaaatatgcccatgcgtgtttataaaaaggacaagttccggatttgcaattgtagcaattTATGTctatgacatgaacctaattaatTAGAACtcctagatgagttaaaggaaactgctaagtacttgaaatccgaatttgaggtGAAAGATCtagggaaaacacggttttgtcttagactagaactcgagcaccgtagtgatgggattatgatccatcagtcagcatatactcaaaaattactaaggcgctttaatgaagataaagcaaagcttgTGAGCattcccatgatcggccgtagtcttgagcctcgAAAacatccgtttcgtccaagggatgaggatgaagacttattagaggctaaagtgccctatctaagtgcaataggtgcattattgtacttagctcaatgcacaagaccggatatctcgttcgcagtgaacttgttagctcgacatagttctgcgccaacacgccgccattggattggtataaagacaatctttcgatacttgagtggtatgattgatatgggcttgttttatccctacagatagaaaagaaatgacggaagtATGGGATCGGGCCCCACAAGGCAAAGCGCCGCCTTCCGTGATATAGACGCCTGTGCCGCAATCTGTGGTGACTGACGTCCTCCTCCTACCcttcatcaaaatgacaacgatgtcttgatgagttttgctgatgtagggtatctctctgacgctcacaaaggtcgctcccaaacaggttatgtctttaccatgggaagcactgatatcttggaggtttacAAAGCAAACTCttattgctacttcctcaaatcatgcagagattattgctctacatgaagccgtgcgagaatgcatgtggctaaggtctgtaattagacatattcgaggaacttgtgggtTGAAGTCTACtatagatgaacctacatgcatttatgaaaataatgcagcttgtattgagcaaatgaaattaggtttcatcaagggcgataacaccaagcatatatcgcctaatttcttttacaatcaacaacaacaagcacttctaaatattgaagtgaatccgATCctatctgaggataatgtagcagacttatttactaagttgttacctaaatccaccttcgagaaacatgtgaagagtatcggattgagaaagttatctgaactcctatgattgtagcaatcagggggagatattgacatcaggagGAGGTATGatatctacatgttcgatctcgaagagtgaaggacgtgttgtgctctttttgtccttcgaccaaggttatttttgtcccacagggcttttgttacctggcaaggtttttagcgaggcaacgatcaaagtgtcatcacaaaatttgagcggcacaagggggagtgttgaaggatatcaacatcatgtgtgcctcttcaaactagggtttagcccTAGAGTTATAATAGGATAAGGTTCTAGGTTTCCTATttatgttcggattctattaccttttatgTACTCTGTaattccctatataaagggctcctattatcaataataaacacacaattctcccTGCAATTCTATTTTACTACAACAGAAGTATAGACATAAATATGTGCGCGCGCACTCACACACACAGAGACAATACCGGCCCATTTTGAAGTACCTAAAACATCAGTGGgatccaatgtgggatctttcctctccaacactccccctcacgtgcaacctagctctaggtatgcacgtggaattaattgacaaacctgattccacattggaaattgggtcacaagtcccacattagagacttgaccaatcacataacaaatccaaggcccacatcggacacttggcaataagccaatcggaaacttccgttggccaatttaatgaacccaaactaggtccatgattggaggggagattggtgaatcaattaatgaatgaacccatATCCGGGTCCATGATGACGACGTATTGAAGAGCTTTGATACCATGTCAAACAGCGACAAGCGCGGCCCGTGGCCCactattgtaccgatactgtcccaacttaaccacccgataggtgttgggttttaatcacaaaaggcctcggtacaattgggtgagatccacccacttataagttttattttatttgcacttttccaatgtgggatctttcctctccaacaagaGAAACCTGCCTTCTTTTTAACACCTGAAACTTGTCCGTAATTAATTTGAGAAGGATAGGAATGTCAAGTTTCATGTATAATTAAACACACCCTAAGCTGATTTACCATGCTAGCTAGAATCTCTACTATCTTATCATCTGGAGAGCCATGCAAGAAAGTTGACACACAACAACAAACAGTGTTTGGTTGTTGCATTAAGCTGTAATTGGAGTGAAATGCAATATGGAATCAATGGATGCAATGTAGAGAGAGTTAAAGCGTGGGGTAAAGTAAGAAGCTAGCTAGAACTGAAAACCTGCGCAAACTAATAACTTTTGTTGTGCAATTGGTATTATATGGGGAATGTTCATCTCAACTTTAATTAACCAAACAAAACCAACTAGCTAGCTTTCTCGCATATGCAGAACTATCATCACATTTCTGTCTCAGTTTTTCATCAACAGCATGTCCATTAACTTTGTATCGTGCATGTATAAACCTAGCTAGAAGTTTGCTTCAAAAGGAAGACTTTATCATGACCAACGAGGGTTTAGTGAAATAGTCATGCACATGGTTTGCTCCCGTGTGCTGAGGGCTGCTAGTTTCCGGTCTTCTAAATATTGTAGGGTTCGGAAGGAGGCCGGGGGGGAGAGCATAACAGTTAATGAAAATAACTAATTTGCTCTCGAaatgacaaagaaaattccacaAGAAGActtggaaatcaaggacatttATATGTcctcaaaaatgaaaaaagactTCTTTTATCTATCAATTATTCCTCCTTTCCTGGTTGGGGTACTGGGTCCTGTTATTAAAGCTGAAAAAGACCAGCAACTTAATCAAAAGATTACTAGAATCTTCTCTTTTCTGGTGAAAAGAAAAAGTACAATTCTGACGATACAGGCGTACAGTATGAACTCAGGGGTATGGAACCAGCTACAATTACGGATTTAGAGAAAAGTTGGGTCTTTAGCAACTACACTTCATAAGTCAAGTCTAACACAGCTGTTTACGATTTGTTTCATTTTATGGGGTGTTTAATAAtagagatttttctttgttGATTGATCAGTCTAGCTATCGAGCTCCTAGCTCcctcatggcttcttcttctgtaCTGGTTATATTCTTACTCAGTACTGTTTTGATTATCTCGATCATGCCCAATGTAAAAGCTCAAAGAAACCACTCCAAATCCAATTTAATCAGCCTGGGCTCCTCTCTATCACCCCATGTTAATAACCTCAGTATTTCTTCATGGCTGTCATCTTCTGGCCGTTTCGCCTTCGGTTTCTACCCACAAGGAAACGGCTTTGCTGTTGGTATACAGCTTCTTAATCCACCACAAAACACAGTTGTGTGGACTGCAAATCGAGATGACCCCCCTGTCTCCCCAAACTCTACACTGAAACTAACAAGAGACGGTATCTTGCTTCAGTCAGAGGGAGGCCAAGAAATACGTATTACTAATGGCTTAAGTTTACTGGAAACTAGTGCGATATCAAATGCATCAACTGCAGCTGCAGCTATGCTTGATTCCGGAAACTTTGTGCTGTATAATGAGACTTTTTTTGTCATATGGAAGAGCTTTCTTTCCCCAACTGATACAATACTGGCAGGACAAGATTTGCAGATGTCCATGGGTCTGGTATCTAGTGCATCTGTCGCAGACCACTCCAGCGGGCGATTTTCCCTGGAGATGCGGAATGATGGAAACCTTGCAGCCTACCCGCCAAACAGTTCTTCTGCTTATTGGTCTGTTATGATGACCACTAGTTACCCTATTATGACCACTAGTTACCGACTTAGTCTCAACCTATCAGGCTTTCTCGTTTTGAATGGCCAGAGAGGCCAATACATCAGTCTGAGTACTCCGACCACTCAGGTCTTGGCAAACAGATCGGACCATCCGCCACAAGACAATCAAACCACAATCTACCGAGCAACACTTGATGTCGATGGGAATTTCAGATTGTACTTGCATAACTTTCCGATGTCCGGTAGTTCAGAGGGAGCTGTAATGGCTATTTGGTCAGCTTTGCAACATCCATGCGACGTCCAAGGCATTTGTGGCTTCAACAGTTATTGTGAAGTAGTCATGCAAAAGAAAGCAGCTGAAGTTTTGTGCAAATGTTACCCTGGATTTGTTTACAACAACGCCAGTCAGAAGTCTCTGGGGTGCTATCATAATTTCAGTGTAGAGGGCTGCACCGGAAATGAAGAGCCACGGCTGCGGTACAAGGTAGAGGCCTTGGACAATACATCGTGGAATAATCATCCTTATTTAGTGACACCTATTAGAAACAAGGAAGGTTGCAGCGATTCTTGCCTGGGAGACTGCAATTGTTGGGCTGTGCTATATACAGATGGTAACTGCAGAAAATACAAGCTTCCACTTTTATATggcaaaaaaaattcaagtataTCCTCTAaaggtttcatcaaagtgaTTCTATCGGGAAACATGGACAGTATGCCAAATAATTTTCCCGACCTACGCAAAAGTCCGACGGTAGCTGAAAGCAAGAATAATAGTCTAATTCTAATTCTTGCTATCAGTTTGGGTTCCATTGCATTCTTGTGTTCTGTCTTTGCCATCTCGAGTTTCACCATATACAAGCACCGAGTTCATAGGTACGAGAAGCTCTTGAAACAATGGAGTTTGGCATTAACTGATCAAGAGTACTTCACTTTACAATCGTTTTCTTATGCTGAGCTCGAAAGAGCAACAGATGGCTTCAAGGAAGAGATAGGAAGGGGTACTTTCGGAGCTGTTTATAAAGGAATTCTATCCGGGGGCAGCTCTAACAAAACTGTTGCTGTTAAAAGACTGGAGAAAGTGGTTGATGAAGGAGTAAGGGAATTTATAGCTGAAATTACCACCATTGGACGAACTCACCACAGAAACTTAATTCAGTTGCTTGGTTTCTGTATTGAGGGTTCTCGGAAGCTTCTTGTTTATGAATACATGAGCAACGGCTCACTTGCGGATCTTATCTTTAAGGCCAAAAGTGTGCACTCATCTTGGAAAGAAAGGGTAAGACTTGTATTTGATGTGGCTAAAGGGGTCCTCTATTTACATGACGAATGCAGTGTCCATATCATTCATTCCAATTTGAAACCCCAAAACGTACTCTTGGATCATACTTGGACGGCTAAGATATCTGATTTCGGTTTGGCCAGGCTGGTGCCAAATGAAACAAAAATCAACTCtactggaggaggaggaggaggaggaggagcggaAACAGTCGAACAGGTGAGAAGAAGTTACTTGGCGCCTGAATGGCAGAAGAATGCTCTCATATCTGTAAAAGCTGATATCTACAGTTTTGGTATTGTGCTTTTAGAGATTGTATGTTGTAGAAGAAACATAGAAGTAAATGTTTCAACGCCAGATGAGATTATTCTTTCGAGTTGGGTCAGTAAATGCTTTGCTGCTGGACAATTAGATAAGCTTGTGGAGGAAGATGAAAATGTAGATTTGAAGACCCTAGAAAGAATGGTGAAAGTGGGGTTGTGGTGCGTTCAAGATGATCCAGCTTTGCGTCCTTTCATGAAGAATGTAATCTTGATGTTGGAAGGGACAATGGACATACCAGTTCCACCAAATCCAGAGCTTCCCTCTCTTGTTTGATGAGTGTGTTTCCAACTTATGTCGTGTGCAATATTGTACGTGTGTGTTATACGAATAACCTAGACTTATCGATCTAGACTCTTTCATGCTAATTTGGTGTTGGTAAAGACTAGTCTCTTCCAGATGAAAGAAATGTTTCTGGACTGTTCTTTGTAATTGAAAGAAATCCTGGCTTCAATTCGTTATGACAAATCATGTTCGTATCAGTAATGTTTCTGGAATCTGTTCTTTGTCATTGAAAGAAATTCGATTGGATCAATTACGAGTATCTTTTTCTTGAGTGTAAGTTGCTGCAAATTGTGCCTCAATTCTTCGAAAGACCCGAGCGGGGTACGAATTTTTCGTTCTATCATTTCGTAGAAATTTCATCCCACCTGTTCTGCACTAAATTCCGGATGATCCAAACTAAAGAATAGCTGTCATGGGCAGTCTTATCAAGCTTACACATGTGAGGACTTTGAGCATCACATCACATGCATGTGGTGATGTCAAGAAGCTTGCATTATAAGTTTCTCGGAAGATCAGAAATCTTGCGAGTATTTCAGAACAAGTCACTAATAATGCATCTATTGACTTCTGGTCTACGATGTTGAGATTTGCCTACCACCCACTATTAGCTCTTAGGTGGTGGCATTTACGTACCAACACATTTTTGGAATAGAACGTACCAAAGGAAAACTAAACTGCCattaaatcaatgaactaaaCAGTAACTAATGAACACATTCATAAGTAGTTTATGCACAAGACTTTTCGATTATTAGAATTTAGAAATAACTTAATATAATTTAAGTTACCTTGGAAATTATGAGGATAACTCCACGGGAAGACTTGCAAGTCAAGCACGCTGATATGGTCAATAATGAAATAGAAGActtcatatttttcattttttcttctcctttcctgGTTTGGGATGAGTGGCTTGTTCAGTTGGGTATTTTCCGTCAATAGATAAGTCTACACTCTGCATTACGAATTATATTAATTCTTTTTCCCACACATTGATGAGAGTAAAGAGAGAGTTCTGAAAATAATCCAAGCATGCATAGGATTATGGCTTCCATTGCTTCCATTGGCATTGCTATCCTTCTCTTCTCACTATATTCTCTATGTGAAGGAGCTCAACAAAACAACGATTCTAGGCACATACGCCTGGGATCTTCACTCTCTCCAGAAACTCACCCCAGCTCATGGCCTTCTGCCTCTGGCCAGTTCGAATTCGGCTTTTATCAGCAAGGAAGTGGTTTCGCTGTTGGAATTTGGTTGGTGGGAGTAGACCAAAACACAACTGTATGGACAGCAAACCGTGATGATCCCCCACTGCTGCCCTCACAAAATAATACAGTGAAGCTGCAGTTAGCCACTGATGGCAAGCTTGTTCTAAGTAGTGACCAAGGTCATAAAAAAGTAGTCATCGCAAGTGCAACAAACGGTTCTGTTTCCTCTGCCTCCATGCTTGATTCTGGAAACTTCGTTCTTTACGACGAAACCTATAAAGTGATCTGGGAGAGTTTCAATCATCCTACTGATACTATCCTGGGTAATCAGACTCTGCCGGCTGGGGGTCAATTAGTCTCCAGTTTGTCCGATGCTGACCGCTCAACAGGACATTTTCATCTCAACATGCAGCCTGACGGAAACCTTGTTCTGTACCCAGCAAACTCTGAAAACTCTCCGGTAGATGCCTACTATGCTTCAGGTACTAATGGACTCTTGAACCTTCACCTCTATCTTGACAGTACAGATGGCAGTCTTGCTCTAATCAACACCAACAGCTCGGAAGTTTACAGAGTCATCAGTAGCGGTAATGATGATCTAGCCAATAACACTGTATATCGGGCAACTGTTGGCATAAACGGAGTATTAAGGGCGTAttctcatcagatggatcctaagACAGGCAAACTTCAAGCACCTGTTATAATGTGGTACCAACCAAATAATCCTTGCGATGTTAAAGGCGTGTGTGGCCTTAACAGCTATTGCACACTCAATGATGACCAGCCAGACTGTCTTTGCCTTCCTGGATCAGATTACGCTGACCTCAACCGCAGGACTATGGGTTGCTTGAGAAACAATCCAGAACCGGCGTGTGTAGCTGGCGGGAAAGAGAATACAACCTTTTATGACATACTCACcatggaaaatttggtcttggTAGATCCTCCAGACTTTGAAGCCAGAATGACCATGGAAGAATGCAAGAGCTCTTGTCTAGAGGACTGCAATTGTGGAGCAGCTCTGTTCGAGCAGACAAATTGTATGAAACAGAAGCCACCACTCAGATATGTGAGAAGAGATATGCAGAAATCCAACACTGCTTTCTTCAAGGTAAGCAAGTTAAGAAGAAGTCCTGAAAGCAAAAATAATGGAACTGAAACTAAAGAACCATTTCCGACGAATCCCACTACGGGCGTCATTGTGCAAATTCTTGTTTTAACCTTGGGTCTCATCCTCTACTCATGTGTGTCGCTTGCAATATCTGGATTTTACATTTTCAAAATTCGAATTCTGAGGTACAAAAGGCTGACAGAGATTAATGGGAATCTGGGGCTGGCTGATGAGGAACTCACTATGAGAGTTTTTTCATACAACGAGCTGAAAAGGGCTACAAATGGTTTCAAGCAAGAATTGGGGAAGGGATCCTTTGGAGCAGTTTACAAAGGGGCTCTAAATAGAGGGAAAAAACTCATTGCAGTGAAAAGActagagaagttggtggaagaAGGTGAGAGGGAGTTTCGAGCGGAGATGCAAGCAATTGGAAGAACTCATCACAAGAACTTAGTTCGATTGCTGGGTTACTCTGCTGAGGACTCGAAAAGGCTCCTGGTCTATGAATATATGAGCAATGGCTCCCTTGCAGATCTTCTTTTCAAGGCAGAATTGCATCCAGCTTGGGATGAAAGAGTAAGAATTGCAGTTGATGTCGCAAGAGGTCTTCTCTATCTACATCAAGAGTGCAAGTCCCCTATCATTCATTGCGACATAAAGCCTCAAAACATTCTGATGGATGATTTTTGGAATGCAAAAATCGCTGATTTTGGACTTGCAAAACTGCTAATGCCGGATCAAACAAGGACCTTCACAGGGATAAGAGGGACAAGAGGGTATTTGGCACCAGAATGGCAAAAGAACACTCCAATCTCAGTGAAGGCAGATATCTACAGTTTTGGTATAGTGCTTCTTGAACTTGTGTGTTGCAGGAGGAACTTGGACATCAGTGTTCGAGCAGAGGAGATAGTTCTTTCTACTTGGGTTTATAAGTGCTTTGTCAGTAAAGAGCTGCATAAGCTTATTGTGGGTGGCGAAGAAGTGAACAAGAAGAGCTTGGAGAATATGGTTAAGGTGGGATTATGGTGTATACAAGATGAACCAGTTCTGCGTCCATCAATGAAGTCTGTAGTATTGATGTTACAAGGCATTACTGATATATCTATCCCTCCATGTCCAACCACTGCTTCTATGTGATAAACCACTAGCAGTGTGGGGAAATGTTCCTCTGCTTATTTGCAGTCAAAGTATAAGCTACCAGAATGCTATTGGCACACGGCATAGTGCTAGTATgggaaaaataaatagaataaAATATCAAAGAGAGTTGTCTGTAGTTCATTGTATTGATGCTTGATGGTAGTAGTGATCTTACTAAATGTGTTCAGCTAAGAGTTGTGATCGTATCTATCCATATTGCAAGTATTTTAAGTATATCTAAACACCCTTTAATTGTCTTGTACTCTTTGGCTATCCTTGACTTCGGAACCAGATTATAAGAAATTCAGGGGTGCAATTCAAACAAATTTCAATAGGGTTAGCACATCATAGAAATTTGACAGACTATTCAATCCCAGTATGCAAGTGAAGAAGTGAGAGAATAAAAGAGAActagtttatttttcttatataGGCAGATTTTTTAGCTATAATAACTAAATTTAGCATGCTCGTACCTTTCCGCAATATCTTTCAAGCTGAAGAACGTCGGTTGCCATGTCCAATTGGGATCCAATAGCCTCAACATAATCACCTGCACCTGTTTCTGCTGGAGACTACCTTGAGAGGCCGAAATTCAGCCACGTGAACTTAGGCCTCATCATCTTAGTGTTCTAGTGCAACAAAACACAAGAATATGTCATTCATATATTATGTTCTAGCAA is a window from the Rosa chinensis cultivar Old Blush chromosome 2, RchiOBHm-V2, whole genome shotgun sequence genome containing:
- the LOC112190059 gene encoding G-type lectin S-receptor-like serine/threonine-protein kinase LECRK4, which gives rise to MASSSVLVIFLLSTVLIISIMPNVKAQRNHSKSNLISLGSSLSPHVNNLSISSWLSSSGRFAFGFYPQGNGFAVGIQLLNPPQNTVVWTANRDDPPVSPNSTLKLTRDGILLQSEGGQEIRITNGLSLLETSAISNASTAAAAMLDSGNFVLYNETFFVIWKSFLSPTDTILAGQDLQMSMGLVSSASVADHSSGRFSLEMRNDGNLAAYPPNSSSAYWSVMMTTSYPIMTTSYRLSLNLSGFLVLNGQRGQYISLSTPTTQVLANRSDHPPQDNQTTIYRATLDVDGNFRLYLHNFPMSGSSEGAVMAIWSALQHPCDVQGICGFNSYCEVVMQKKAAEVLCKCYPGFVYNNASQKSLGCYHNFSVEGCTGNEEPRLRYKVEALDNTSWNNHPYLVTPIRNKEGCSDSCLGDCNCWAVLYTDGNCRKYKLPLLYGKKNSSISSKGFIKVILSGNMDSMPNNFPDLRKSPTVAESKNNSLILILAISLGSIAFLCSVFAISSFTIYKHRVHRYEKLLKQWSLALTDQEYFTLQSFSYAELERATDGFKEEIGRGTFGAVYKGILSGGSSNKTVAVKRLEKVVDEGVREFIAEITTIGRTHHRNLIQLLGFCIEGSRKLLVYEYMSNGSLADLIFKAKSVHSSWKERVRLVFDVAKGVLYLHDECSVHIIHSNLKPQNVLLDHTWTAKISDFGLARLVPNETKINSTGGGGGGGGAETVEQVRRSYLAPEWQKNALISVKADIYSFGIVLLEIVCCRRNIEVNVSTPDEIILSSWVSKCFAAGQLDKLVEEDENVDLKTLERMVKVGLWCVQDDPALRPFMKNVILMLEGTMDIPVPPNPELPSLV
- the LOC112190112 gene encoding G-type lectin S-receptor-like serine/threonine-protein kinase LECRK3: MASIASIGIAILLFSLYSLCEGAQQNNDSRHIRLGSSLSPETHPSSWPSASGQFEFGFYQQGSGFAVGIWLVGVDQNTTVWTANRDDPPLLPSQNNTVKLQLATDGKLVLSSDQGHKKVVIASATNGSVSSASMLDSGNFVLYDETYKVIWESFNHPTDTILGNQTLPAGGQLVSSLSDADRSTGHFHLNMQPDGNLVLYPANSENSPVDAYYASGTNGLLNLHLYLDSTDGSLALINTNSSEVYRVISSGNDDLANNTVYRATVGINGVLRAYSHQMDPKTGKLQAPVIMWYQPNNPCDVKGVCGLNSYCTLNDDQPDCLCLPGSDYADLNRRTMGCLRNNPEPACVAGGKENTTFYDILTMENLVLVDPPDFEARMTMEECKSSCLEDCNCGAALFEQTNCMKQKPPLRYVRRDMQKSNTAFFKVSKLRRSPESKNNGTETKEPFPTNPTTGVIVQILVLTLGLILYSCVSLAISGFYIFKIRILRYKRLTEINGNLGLADEELTMRVFSYNELKRATNGFKQELGKGSFGAVYKGALNRGKKLIAVKRLEKLVEEGEREFRAEMQAIGRTHHKNLVRLLGYSAEDSKRLLVYEYMSNGSLADLLFKAELHPAWDERVRIAVDVARGLLYLHQECKSPIIHCDIKPQNILMDDFWNAKIADFGLAKLLMPDQTRTFTGIRGTRGYLAPEWQKNTPISVKADIYSFGIVLLELVCCRRNLDISVRAEEIVLSTWVYKCFVSKELHKLIVGGEEVNKKSLENMVKVGLWCIQDEPVLRPSMKSVVLMLQGITDISIPPCPTTASM